The stretch of DNA GGTCCAGGATGCCGACCGATCGTGATAAGGCCCTCGAAGCCGCTTTCGCCCAGATCCGCAAGCAGTACGGGGAGGGGGCGGTGATGCGGCTGGGGGAGGCGCGGCATCTGGCGGTGGAGGTGATTCCGACGGGGTCGTTGGCGCTGGACCTGGCGCTGGGGGTCGGGGGGATACCGCGGGGGCGGGTGACGGA from Anaerolineales bacterium encodes:
- a CDS encoding DNA recombination/repair protein RecA, producing the protein MPTDRDKALEAAFAQIRKQYGEGAVMRLGEARHLAVEVIPTGSLALDLALGVGGIPRGRVT